One Acidobacteriota bacterium DNA segment encodes these proteins:
- the lpdA gene encoding dihydrolipoyl dehydrogenase translates to MAEQFDVTVIGAGPGGYVAAIRAAQVGLKTAIIERDKDLGGTCLLRGCIPTKELLHSAHVYELIKDPAEFGVEVTGATLNFPAVIKRKNAIVSKLSNGVGFLMKKNKITVFKGQGKLEGKGRVTVTDDAGKVTDVPTKNVIIATGSAVRLLPGLTIQNPRIVTSDELLDFQHVPKSMVVLGAGAVGVEFASVFNRFGSEVTVIEMLDRLVPIEDEETSKELQRAFRKRKINTMVSTKFESCTVNADDVTINYTDSKGKAGSITAETLLVAIGRRPVTDGLGLENTKCEVERGYIKVDEYMRTAEPNVYAIGDVVPTPWLAHVASKEGCLAAEHIAGRNPRPINYNLVPNCTYCEPEIGSVGLTEAKAKAAGHEIKIGKFPFSALGKAMILGETEGFIKVIADAKYDEVLGVHMIGPHATDLLAEACVAMGLEATAEEFGHIMHAHPTLSEAVMEAAEAVHGMATSI, encoded by the coding sequence ATGGCAGAGCAATTTGATGTCACAGTGATTGGCGCGGGGCCGGGCGGCTATGTCGCCGCCATCCGCGCCGCGCAAGTCGGTTTGAAAACCGCCATCATCGAACGCGATAAAGACCTGGGCGGCACCTGCCTGTTGCGCGGCTGCATCCCCACCAAAGAGTTGCTGCATTCGGCGCACGTTTACGAACTCATCAAGGACCCGGCGGAATTCGGCGTCGAAGTCACCGGCGCAACGCTCAATTTCCCCGCCGTCATCAAGCGCAAGAACGCCATCGTTAGCAAACTTTCCAACGGCGTCGGCTTCCTGATGAAGAAGAACAAAATCACCGTCTTCAAAGGGCAGGGCAAGCTGGAAGGCAAAGGCCGCGTCACCGTCACCGACGACGCCGGGAAAGTCACGGACGTGCCAACCAAGAACGTCATCATCGCCACCGGTTCCGCCGTGCGCCTGCTGCCGGGTCTGACGATTCAGAATCCGCGCATCGTGACCAGCGATGAATTGCTCGACTTTCAGCACGTGCCAAAAAGCATGGTCGTGCTGGGCGCAGGCGCAGTCGGCGTCGAATTCGCCTCGGTCTTCAACCGCTTTGGCAGCGAAGTCACCGTCATCGAAATGCTCGACCGGCTTGTCCCGATTGAAGACGAAGAGACCTCGAAGGAATTGCAGCGCGCCTTCCGCAAACGCAAGATCAACACAATGGTCAGCACCAAGTTTGAAAGCTGCACGGTCAACGCCGATGACGTGACGATCAATTACACCGACAGCAAAGGCAAAGCCGGTTCGATCACGGCAGAAACATTGCTCGTCGCGATTGGCCGCCGTCCCGTCACCGATGGTCTAGGCCTGGAAAATACCAAGTGCGAAGTCGAGCGCGGCTACATCAAGGTGGACGAATACATGCGCACCGCCGAGCCGAATGTTTACGCCATCGGTGACGTAGTGCCTACGCCCTGGCTGGCGCACGTCGCCTCCAAAGAAGGCTGCCTGGCCGCAGAACATATTGCCGGACGCAACCCGCGTCCAATCAACTACAACCTGGTGCCGAATTGCACCTACTGCGAACCCGAAATCGGCAGCGTCGGCTTGACCGAAGCGAAGGCGAAGGCCGCAGGCCATGAAATCAAGATCGGCAAATTCCCCTTCTCGGCGCTGGGCAAAGCAATGATCCTGGGCGAGACCGAAGGCTTCATCAAAGTGATCGCCGACGCCAAGTATGATGAAGTGCTGGGCGTGCACATGATTGGCCCACACGCGACCGACCTGCTGGCCGAAGCCTGCGTGGCGATGGGCCTGGAAGCGACCGCCGAAGAGTTCGGCCACATCATGCACGCGCATCCGACGCTGAGCGAAGCGGTGATGGAAGCGGCGGAGGCAGTGCATGGGATGGCGACGAGCATTTAG
- a CDS encoding histidine kinase translates to MKLSNNNQSLGNASSSSRFGRASWRIWVWLLLGWFVLGALSSSGAFIQLPRTRGPLPAGTANLPAWLFLSQWSAWALWVALVPIVLGLRRRFPLERTALRWAVPVHVFAVAGLCAMQVVLGFVIAQLILQMNSGLPLRMLVLRMAASWLSTMPSSALFYGLVLGLASALDYYRQFRERELRASQLETQLAQAQLQMLKMQLHPHFLFNTLNGITGLVRDNDNAAAVQMLVGLSDLLRQTLDNAGKQEVRLREELEWLELYLKLQQMRFSDRLQVRVEAAPETLEALVPNLITQPLVENAIRHGLAPRAAPGSVSLTAQRTNGRLVLRVCDDGVGLPEQWRLATAQGLGLANTAARLRQMYGTDFEFDIHNRTQGGVEARVSIPWRAAAECAAQTS, encoded by the coding sequence ATGAAATTATCGAACAACAACCAAAGCTTGGGGAACGCATCGTCCAGTTCACGGTTTGGGCGCGCGAGTTGGCGCATCTGGGTTTGGCTGCTGTTGGGCTGGTTCGTGCTTGGGGCGCTTTCTTCTTCGGGCGCCTTCATCCAATTGCCTCGCACGAGAGGCCCGTTGCCGGCTGGAACGGCCAACCTGCCGGCGTGGCTGTTCCTTTCGCAATGGTCTGCCTGGGCCTTGTGGGTAGCGCTGGTACCAATTGTGCTGGGCCTGCGCCGCCGGTTCCCCTTGGAGCGAACTGCGTTGCGATGGGCGGTGCCTGTGCACGTATTCGCGGTAGCGGGGTTGTGTGCGATGCAAGTGGTGCTGGGATTTGTGATCGCGCAATTGATACTGCAAATGAACAGCGGCCTGCCGTTGCGGATGTTGGTTTTGCGGATGGCAGCTTCGTGGTTATCAACCATGCCTTCTAGCGCGCTGTTTTATGGGCTAGTGCTGGGCCTTGCCAGCGCGCTCGATTACTACCGGCAATTCCGCGAACGCGAGTTGCGCGCCTCGCAGCTTGAAACGCAACTGGCGCAGGCGCAGTTGCAGATGTTGAAGATGCAACTGCATCCGCATTTTCTCTTTAACACCTTGAACGGAATCACAGGCTTGGTGCGCGACAACGATAATGCGGCGGCGGTGCAAATGCTGGTGGGGTTGAGCGACCTGTTGCGCCAGACGCTTGATAACGCGGGCAAGCAGGAAGTGCGTTTGCGCGAGGAACTGGAATGGCTAGAGCTGTATTTGAAACTGCAACAGATGCGTTTTTCGGATCGCTTGCAGGTGCGTGTTGAGGCCGCGCCGGAAACGCTGGAGGCGCTGGTGCCGAATCTGATCACGCAGCCGCTGGTTGAAAACGCCATTCGGCACGGGTTGGCACCGCGCGCCGCGCCCGGTTCGGTTTCGTTGACAGCGCAGCGAACCAACGGGCGGCTGGTATTGCGCGTGTGCGACGATGGCGTCGGCTTGCCCGAACAGTGGCGGCTGGCAACAGCACAAGGCTTGGGGCTGGCGAATACAGCAGCGCGACTGCGGCAAATGTACGGCACGGACTTCGAGTTCGACATACACAATCGCACGCAAGGCGGCGTCGAGGCGCGCGTGTCTATTCCGTGGCGGGCTGCCGCTGAATGCGCCGCGCAAACATCGTGA
- a CDS encoding S41 family peptidase — translation MKYGWLKIAGLGLALTVSFALLGWPGNTQAQNIKVGGNNGQYLITREKLSADYEKAMEVIRANYVEPREYDDLTKYAIQGMLHVLDPHSDYMDAKAFREFNDKQHSRYFGIGAYISTRLRSTYITEPFNGSPAYRAGLHYGDQIINVDGKDTANWDSTKTRELLLGERGTKVRVTIKRPGVEAPQTFDITRDQIALPSIPSYYLIKPNIGYIGLTKNFQSTTSMEMANAIAELREQGATQFILDLRGNGGGYLEQGILVADKLLQRGQTIVSVRGRNKANDQSAFAETGASENFPLVVLINGNTASASEIVAGAVQDHDRGLIVGETSFGKGLVQRIFPTMNGGGLILTIAHYYTPSGRLIQRDYSNGSLFDYYAKRNANGKVEAGPKAELKQTDTGRQVYGGGGIEPDVKVEFTDILTPAQQKLFTGSWLFVAQLINGQIPGVNQYKLGGMDFSSKLKGSEYLVNDEVLKAWSEYMNKFAKEHSDFAIKPAEIEDNKIWARKFVREEVLNAAYGQDRAKQVISDLDLQLQRAIQEMPNASALYDKARTKSNAMNRR, via the coding sequence GTGAAATACGGATGGCTCAAGATTGCTGGTTTGGGATTGGCTTTGACGGTCAGTTTCGCGTTGCTGGGTTGGCCTGGCAACACGCAAGCCCAGAACATCAAAGTTGGCGGCAATAATGGCCAATACCTCATCACCCGCGAAAAACTTTCGGCGGATTACGAAAAGGCGATGGAAGTCATCCGCGCCAATTACGTCGAACCCCGCGAATATGACGACCTGACCAAATACGCCATTCAGGGCATGCTGCACGTCCTCGATCCGCATTCGGATTACATGGACGCCAAAGCCTTCCGCGAATTCAACGACAAACAGCACAGCCGCTATTTCGGCATCGGGGCCTACATTAGCACCCGGCTGCGTTCGACCTATATTACCGAACCTTTCAACGGTTCCCCGGCGTACCGGGCTGGCCTGCATTACGGCGACCAGATCATCAACGTGGATGGCAAAGACACAGCCAACTGGGATTCGACCAAGACGCGCGAATTGTTATTGGGCGAACGTGGCACCAAGGTGCGCGTGACCATCAAACGGCCCGGAGTTGAAGCACCGCAAACCTTCGACATCACGCGCGACCAGATCGCGCTGCCTTCGATTCCCAGCTACTACCTGATCAAGCCGAATATCGGCTACATCGGGCTGACCAAGAATTTCCAATCCACGACCTCGATGGAGATGGCCAACGCCATCGCCGAATTGCGCGAGCAGGGCGCCACGCAATTCATCCTCGACTTGCGCGGCAACGGCGGCGGCTATCTGGAACAAGGCATTCTGGTCGCTGACAAACTGCTGCAACGCGGCCAGACCATCGTCTCGGTGCGCGGACGCAATAAAGCCAATGATCAATCGGCCTTTGCCGAAACCGGCGCGAGCGAAAACTTCCCGCTGGTGGTGTTGATCAACGGCAACACAGCTTCGGCCTCTGAAATCGTGGCGGGGGCGGTGCAGGATCACGACCGGGGCTTGATCGTGGGCGAAACCAGTTTTGGCAAGGGGCTGGTGCAACGCATCTTCCCGACGATGAACGGCGGCGGCTTGATCTTGACCATCGCGCATTACTACACGCCCAGCGGACGTCTGATTCAGCGCGATTATTCGAATGGTTCGCTGTTCGATTATTACGCCAAGCGCAACGCGAATGGCAAAGTCGAAGCCGGGCCGAAAGCCGAGTTGAAACAAACTGACACAGGCCGTCAGGTCTATGGCGGCGGCGGCATCGAACCGGATGTCAAAGTCGAATTCACCGACATCCTGACGCCCGCGCAACAAAAACTCTTCACGGGTTCGTGGCTCTTTGTCGCGCAACTCATCAACGGGCAAATCCCTGGCGTCAATCAGTACAAACTCGGCGGCATGGATTTCAGCAGCAAGCTCAAAGGCAGTGAATATCTGGTCAACGATGAAGTGCTCAAAGCCTGGAGCGAATACATGAACAAGTTCGCCAAAGAGCATTCCGACTTCGCCATCAAGCCCGCCGAAATCGAAGACAACAAGATTTGGGCGCGCAAGTTCGTGCGCGAAGAAGTGCTCAATGCCGCCTATGGCCAGGATCGCGCCAAGCAGGTCATTTCCGATTTGGACTTGCAACTGCAACGTGCCATCCAGGAGATGCCCAACGCCTCCGCGCTCTATGACAAGGCGCGCACCAAATCGAACGCGATGAACCGGCGCTAA
- a CDS encoding amidohydrolase, translating into MQIVDTHQHLWDLDLFKYSWTASQPVLNRSFRLADYYAATGGFDVVKTVHLECDVDEPDMLGETQHILRLSEQPDNPLAGVIACCRPEHEDFKDYLALIAGHPNLKGLRRILHVVPDEVSLTPCFVPNLRLLEAHHLSFDICVLARQLPLAIRLVKECPGVSFILDHIGNPSIAENDLAQWRTDLAELAGYPNVVCKVSGAITNASPDWTAEELRPAIESVINCFGWDRVMFGSDWPVCTLKGTWKQWADALLDLTKDAGEEQRQKLFKTNAERIYRI; encoded by the coding sequence ATGCAGATCGTAGACACACATCAACACCTTTGGGATTTGGATTTATTCAAGTATTCCTGGACGGCGAGTCAGCCGGTGCTCAATCGCAGCTTTCGTCTAGCCGATTACTACGCGGCCACAGGGGGCTTCGACGTCGTCAAGACGGTGCACCTGGAATGCGACGTGGATGAGCCGGATATGCTGGGTGAGACGCAACATATCCTGCGCCTGTCCGAACAGCCCGACAACCCGCTGGCCGGCGTCATCGCCTGTTGCCGCCCGGAACACGAAGATTTCAAAGACTACCTCGCACTAATTGCCGGGCATCCCAATCTCAAAGGCCTGCGCCGCATCCTGCACGTCGTGCCCGACGAGGTTTCGCTGACGCCCTGTTTCGTGCCCAATCTGCGCCTGCTCGAAGCGCACCATCTGTCGTTTGATATTTGCGTGTTGGCGCGTCAACTGCCGCTGGCAATTCGGCTGGTCAAAGAATGTCCCGGCGTGTCCTTCATCCTCGACCACATCGGCAACCCGAGCATTGCCGAAAACGACCTGGCGCAATGGCGCACCGACTTGGCTGAACTCGCTGGCTACCCCAACGTCGTTTGCAAAGTCTCCGGCGCGATCACCAACGCCAGCCCCGACTGGACGGCGGAAGAGTTGCGCCCGGCTATCGAAAGCGTCATCAATTGTTTTGGTTGGGATCGTGTGATGTTCGGTAGCGACTGGCCGGTCTGCACGCTCAAGGGAACCTGGAAACAGTGGGCCGATGCATTACTGGATTTGACGAAAGACGCAGGCGAAGAACAGCGGCAGAAACTTTTCAAAACGAATGCCGAGCGAATTTATAGGATTTAG
- a CDS encoding methyltransferase domain-containing protein, translated as MKADKAFFAVFVLLTVTALQWTGATFGQQRRSAGQNEPQPSPTERDRQRDEWQRPAEVLDALGAKAGQRVADLGCGSGYFTFHLAARVGVEGRVYAVDIDEAALKKLRARQEQEKLPQIEPIQGESADPHLLDGLDAVLIVDSYHEFRAYDQTLQAVFRALKPGGRLVLIDGAGPAGRPRTEYHRLHVIPADLVREEVTHGGFVFKESRPGFYDAEYGKQMYCLIFQKPAGRAAGDS; from the coding sequence ATGAAAGCTGACAAGGCATTTTTCGCTGTGTTTGTTTTGCTGACTGTCACTGCTTTGCAATGGACAGGCGCCACGTTCGGGCAACAACGTCGAAGCGCGGGACAGAACGAGCCTCAACCAAGCCCAACCGAACGCGACCGCCAGCGCGATGAATGGCAACGGCCTGCCGAAGTGCTGGATGCCTTGGGCGCCAAAGCCGGCCAGCGCGTCGCCGACCTCGGCTGCGGCTCCGGTTATTTCACTTTTCACCTGGCCGCGCGCGTCGGCGTTGAAGGTAGGGTTTATGCGGTGGACATTGACGAAGCCGCGCTCAAGAAATTGCGGGCGCGGCAGGAACAGGAAAAGCTGCCGCAAATCGAACCGATTCAGGGTGAGAGCGCCGACCCGCATTTGCTGGATGGCTTGGACGCCGTGCTGATCGTGGACAGCTATCACGAATTCCGCGCATACGACCAAACGCTGCAAGCCGTGTTTCGCGCGTTGAAACCCGGCGGGCGCTTGGTGCTGATTGACGGCGCAGGCCCAGCGGGCAGACCCCGCACCGAATATCACCGCTTGCACGTCATTCCGGCGGACTTGGTGCGCGAAGAAGTCACGCACGGCGGCTTCGTCTTCAAAGAAAGCCGCCCAGGGTTTTACGACGCGGAGTATGGCAAGCAGATGTACTGCCTGATCTTCCAGAAACCCGCCGGGCGCGCCGCAGGCGACAGCTAG
- a CDS encoding 5-(carboxyamino)imidazole ribonucleotide synthase, protein MRHLNYSRQRRHCNVKTKAEVIIPGATIGVLGSGQLGRMFAIAARRMGYRVHTFSPDTDTPTGQVADVEVTAPYEDLDAVRKFASRVNVITFEFENVPSATVAAAAEIVPVRPGGGVLHIAQHRLREKTFLRRHGFPLTPFKMIASLVDLQTGLREFGCPAVLKTAGFGYDGKGQVKLGSVSEAATVWAKAGRQELILEALVDFAVELSVVAARGNDGSFAHWGVVENEHHRHILDVAIAPARVSPAVADEALEITRAVLEKLDVVGVLCVEFFLTKSGKLLINELAPRPHNSGHFTFDASVTSQFEQQLRAVCGLPLGSTTLLKPAAMANLLGDLWQLGEPDWAAACAMPDVKLHLYGKVGPKPGRKMGHLTALGETADEALKLVQQARLELTAQHLPIRHLPMV, encoded by the coding sequence ATGCGCCACCTCAATTACTCAAGACAAAGGCGGCATTGCAACGTGAAAACCAAGGCTGAGGTGATCATTCCGGGCGCCACCATCGGCGTGCTTGGCAGCGGCCAACTAGGGCGTATGTTCGCCATTGCGGCGCGCCGCATGGGCTACCGCGTGCATACCTTTTCGCCCGATACCGACACCCCAACAGGCCAGGTCGCCGATGTCGAGGTGACCGCGCCGTATGAAGATTTGGACGCAGTGCGCAAATTCGCCAGCCGCGTTAATGTCATCACTTTTGAATTCGAAAATGTGCCTTCCGCGACGGTGGCTGCCGCGGCGGAAATCGTACCGGTGCGGCCTGGCGGAGGAGTGCTGCACATCGCGCAGCACCGGTTGCGCGAAAAGACCTTTTTGCGCCGCCACGGGTTTCCCCTGACGCCTTTCAAGATGATTGCCTCGCTGGTGGATTTGCAAACCGGCTTGCGCGAATTCGGCTGTCCGGCGGTGCTCAAAACCGCGGGGTTCGGTTATGACGGCAAAGGACAGGTCAAACTCGGTTCGGTTTCAGAAGCCGCCACAGTTTGGGCCAAGGCGGGGCGGCAGGAATTGATTTTGGAAGCGCTGGTGGATTTTGCCGTGGAGCTTTCGGTCGTGGCGGCGCGTGGCAACGATGGCAGCTTTGCGCATTGGGGCGTGGTCGAAAATGAGCACCACCGCCATATTCTGGATGTTGCGATTGCGCCCGCGCGCGTGTCGCCAGCGGTCGCGGACGAAGCCCTCGAGATTACGCGCGCCGTGTTGGAAAAGCTGGATGTCGTGGGCGTGCTGTGCGTCGAGTTTTTCCTCACCAAGTCCGGCAAGTTGCTCATCAACGAATTGGCCCCGCGCCCGCACAATTCCGGCCATTTCACCTTTGACGCCAGCGTGACCAGCCAGTTTGAACAGCAACTGCGCGCGGTGTGCGGGTTGCCGCTCGGTTCGACCACGCTGCTGAAACCGGCCGCGATGGCGAATCTGCTGGGCGATTTGTGGCAGTTGGGCGAGCCGGATTGGGCGGCCGCCTGCGCCATGCCCGATGTCAAACTGCATCTGTATGGCAAAGTCGGGCCGAAGCCCGGACGCAAAATGGGGCACTTGACCGCGTTGGGCGAAACCGCCGATGAGGCCTTGAAATTGGTGCAACAGGCCCGCCTGGAACTAACGGCGCAGCATTTGCCGATTCGCCATCTGCCGATGGTTTGA
- a CDS encoding phosphatidylserine decarboxylase — MHDIPLFNRRTQTLETETVFEQGLMEFLFGTRTGFWLAERVLKHRWPTALYAHWQHSTFTKAKIKRFVEQYGINTAEMERPLDSFTSFNDFFIRKLKADARPIDQTPAHLISPADARLLAYEIKRDTVLPVKGRAFTLNELLRSTLAADYLDGLCLIFRLAPVDYHRFAYIDDGEQSPVTVIKGFYRSVNPLAIWRQLPVFSENQREACVLHTHNFGDVIHVDVGATGVGRIVQHQRQGGPCQRGQEKGYFEFGGSTSILLFKPGLVKLDGDIATYSAKGIETLVRYGEKIGSRATAKN; from the coding sequence ATGCATGACATCCCGCTTTTCAACCGCCGGACGCAAACCCTCGAAACCGAAACCGTGTTTGAACAAGGCTTGATGGAATTCCTGTTTGGCACCCGCACAGGATTTTGGCTGGCCGAAAGGGTGCTGAAACACCGTTGGCCGACGGCGCTCTATGCCCATTGGCAGCACAGCACCTTCACCAAAGCGAAGATCAAACGATTTGTCGAACAATACGGCATCAACACCGCCGAAATGGAACGCCCGCTCGACTCGTTCACTTCCTTCAACGACTTTTTCATTCGCAAGCTCAAGGCCGACGCGCGCCCGATTGATCAAACCCCGGCGCACCTGATTTCACCCGCCGATGCACGATTGCTGGCTTATGAAATCAAGCGCGACACCGTGTTGCCGGTCAAAGGCCGCGCCTTCACCCTCAACGAACTGCTGCGTTCAACCCTTGCCGCCGATTACCTGGATGGCCTGTGCCTGATCTTTCGCCTGGCCCCGGTGGACTATCACCGCTTCGCCTATATTGATGATGGCGAACAGTCGCCGGTCACGGTCATCAAGGGTTTTTACCGCAGCGTCAATCCGCTGGCGATCTGGCGGCAGTTGCCCGTCTTCAGCGAAAACCAGCGCGAAGCCTGTGTCTTGCACACCCACAATTTCGGCGACGTCATTCACGTGGATGTCGGCGCGACCGGCGTGGGCCGCATCGTGCAACACCAACGCCAGGGCGGCCCCTGTCAGCGCGGACAGGAAAAAGGCTATTTTGAATTCGGCGGCTCGACCTCCATCCTGCTCTTCAAACCCGGCCTCGTGAAGCTGGACGGCGACATCGCAACTTATTCGGCCAAAGGGATCGAAACCTTGGTGCGTTATGGGGAAAAAATTGGCAGCCGGGCGACAGCGAAGAATTAA
- a CDS encoding protocatechuate 3,4-dioxygenase, with amino-acid sequence MKLFALLMVFSLSLFTVPQAPTVAEKNAPSKITIATKEEPGERLTVSGVIFGADGKTPLANASVYVYHTDVNGHYTPGPKDDNRNPRLRGYMRTDAQGRYEYSTIKPAPYPGNGPPAHIHYHVNAPGYQERVFEIVFEGDPKISADIRTRAAQEDSAFSIRPLAREAQGGWRCTQNVTLRK; translated from the coding sequence ATGAAATTGTTTGCGCTGCTGATGGTGTTCTCACTGTCACTTTTTACCGTTCCACAAGCGCCCACCGTGGCGGAAAAGAATGCGCCGTCCAAGATCACGATTGCGACCAAAGAAGAGCCGGGCGAGCGGTTGACCGTGTCTGGCGTGATATTTGGCGCGGACGGCAAAACACCGCTAGCGAATGCCTCGGTGTATGTCTATCACACCGATGTCAACGGGCATTACACGCCCGGCCCCAAAGACGACAACCGCAATCCGCGTTTGCGCGGCTACATGCGCACCGACGCGCAAGGCCGTTACGAATACAGCACGATCAAACCCGCGCCCTATCCGGGCAATGGCCCACCCGCGCATATTCATTACCACGTCAACGCGCCGGGCTATCAGGAGCGCGTCTTCGAGATCGTGTTTGAAGGCGATCCGAAGATCAGCGCCGACATCCGCACCAGGGCCGCGCAGGAAGACAGCGCGTTTTCCATCCGCCCCTTGGCACGTGAAGCACAAGGCGGCTGGCGTTGCACACAAAACGTCACGCTGCGGAAGTAA
- a CDS encoding response regulator transcription factor, which produces MRRANIVSNNNDKKLKVLIVDDEPPARRNLRALLKRDPEIEWVKECGNGKEAVASIRAWQPDLIFLDVQMPELDGFAVLDQLAGQPLPVIIFVTAYDQYALQAFEVSALDYLLKPFSDERFRKALEQAKRQIAQQDASELGQKLMQLLGTRELKTDAPRYLTRLMVKTTGRVIFVRTEEIDWIEAYDNYIRLHVGGKAYLLRQTMNELEASLNPEQFARIHRSTIVNLDRIKELHPHFNGEHLVILRDGTELKLSRSRKDWLEQWLVAGAR; this is translated from the coding sequence ATGCGCCGCGCAAACATCGTGAGCAATAACAACGACAAAAAGCTCAAAGTGCTGATCGTGGATGATGAACCGCCCGCGCGGCGCAATTTGCGCGCGCTGCTCAAACGCGATCCTGAAATTGAGTGGGTCAAAGAGTGCGGCAACGGCAAAGAGGCCGTTGCCAGCATTCGCGCCTGGCAACCAGATTTGATTTTTCTGGATGTGCAGATGCCGGAACTGGACGGGTTCGCCGTGCTGGATCAACTAGCCGGACAGCCGCTGCCGGTCATCATTTTTGTCACGGCATACGATCAATATGCGTTGCAGGCCTTCGAGGTCAGCGCGCTCGATTACCTGCTCAAGCCGTTCAGCGACGAACGCTTTCGCAAGGCGCTCGAACAAGCGAAACGGCAAATCGCGCAACAGGACGCGAGCGAACTCGGACAGAAGCTGATGCAGTTGCTGGGTACGCGCGAACTCAAAACAGATGCGCCGCGTTACCTGACACGGCTGATGGTCAAGACGACAGGCCGCGTGATCTTTGTGCGCACTGAGGAAATTGACTGGATCGAGGCGTATGACAATTACATCCGGCTGCACGTCGGCGGCAAAGCGTATCTGTTGCGCCAGACGATGAACGAATTGGAGGCGAGTTTGAACCCCGAACAGTTCGCGCGGATTCATCGCTCGACCATCGTCAATCTGGATCGCATCAAGGAACTGCATCCGCATTTCAATGGCGAGCACCTGGTTATTTTGCGCGACGGCACAGAGTTAAAGCTGAGCCGCAGCCGCAAAGACTGGCTGGAGCAATGGCTGGTCGCTGGCGCACGCTGA
- a CDS encoding TlpA family protein disulfide reductase yields MLVKTVLQDFPGQARFVNENWGTSKLAARFGIKRYPVVFVDDVLIAKPNDFGWMGEQGKYTPWREPANHEKFKQDLTRMLKLALRDRAALKRAGQNPSDGSTELGELTALPAFTAPSLDGGTVDSTTLGNRVVIVEFWATWCGPCRSTLQWLGEVKQRYGDQISVVAISVESEEAEVRQLIEQRMGPRKLPVQFVLGKEELIKPFGTITSVPTMYVFDRHGQTVSIFYGAPEDLHAQVGRLLGTLLKN; encoded by the coding sequence TTGCTGGTCAAGACCGTCTTGCAGGATTTCCCCGGTCAGGCGCGCTTCGTGAACGAGAATTGGGGCACGTCAAAACTCGCCGCGCGCTTCGGCATCAAACGCTACCCGGTTGTTTTTGTGGACGACGTGCTCATTGCCAAGCCCAACGATTTCGGCTGGATGGGCGAGCAAGGCAAATACACGCCCTGGCGCGAACCGGCCAACCACGAAAAGTTCAAACAGGATTTGACGCGCATGCTCAAGCTGGCTCTACGTGATCGTGCCGCGCTCAAACGCGCCGGGCAAAATCCGTCTGACGGTTCTACCGAATTGGGCGAATTGACGGCGCTGCCTGCTTTCACCGCGCCTAGCCTGGACGGCGGCACAGTGGATTCCACGACGCTCGGCAACCGCGTCGTGATCGTAGAGTTTTGGGCCACCTGGTGCGGCCCCTGCCGTTCGACGCTGCAATGGCTGGGCGAGGTCAAACAGCGTTATGGCGATCAGATCAGCGTTGTGGCGATCTCGGTCGAATCGGAAGAGGCCGAAGTCCGGCAACTCATCGAACAACGAATGGGGCCGCGCAAACTGCCCGTGCAATTCGTGCTGGGCAAGGAAGAGTTGATCAAACCCTTCGGCACGATTACGAGCGTGCCGACAATGTACGTCTTCGATCGGCACGGCCAGACGGTATCCATCTTTTATGGCGCGCCCGAAGATTTGCACGCCCAGGTGGGGCGCTTGTTGGGCACATTGCTGAAGAACTGA